In Streptomyces thermolilacinus SPC6, a single genomic region encodes these proteins:
- a CDS encoding cytochrome P450 family protein, whose translation MPSSEPLPLYGKEYKTDPYPLYRKLRDEGPVHRVNFPSGVNAWLVTGYEAAQSALTDDRLGKNHDLGNSAWRERAAIMPEPQHSQLQVHLLHQDPPKHTVMRKLVTEAFTPRNVERKRARFERLATELLDAALGTAGTPTTGPTNAPDSGVVDVVSAFAAHFPFRVLAEVIGLPAPIAARFDRDWGKVVQPVGPADPQRPVYEGRLRGLQSYIAEVVEHKRTHPDDDLLTKLVRAHDAGEITKEEQDSIVFQLLVAGQEPVTNQITTALVALLRHPAELRRLQEAVTGDMSDADRALLARAVEELLRYDSAFELTTWRFFAEDSDLFGTTVPAGDSVIVSLCAANRDPERFPDADTLDLDRTPNPHLAFGHGIHFCPGAALARVELQIALRALLTRLPQIRLAVPDEDLVWVGAVLARGVNELPVAYGPPDDAAPRGGCPVQH comes from the coding sequence ATGCCGAGTTCCGAACCGCTGCCCCTCTACGGCAAGGAGTACAAGACCGACCCGTACCCGCTGTACCGGAAGCTCCGCGACGAGGGCCCCGTCCACCGGGTCAACTTCCCCAGCGGCGTCAACGCGTGGCTGGTCACCGGGTACGAGGCGGCGCAGAGCGCCCTCACCGACGACCGCCTCGGCAAGAACCACGACCTCGGCAACAGCGCCTGGCGCGAACGCGCCGCGATCATGCCGGAGCCGCAGCACTCCCAGCTCCAGGTGCACCTGCTGCACCAGGACCCGCCGAAGCACACCGTGATGCGGAAGCTGGTCACGGAGGCGTTCACCCCGCGCAACGTGGAGCGGAAGCGGGCCCGCTTCGAGCGGCTCGCCACCGAACTCCTCGACGCCGCCCTCGGCACAGCCGGCACACCCACCACCGGCCCCACCAACGCCCCCGACAGCGGCGTCGTGGACGTCGTCAGCGCCTTCGCCGCGCACTTCCCCTTCCGCGTCCTCGCCGAGGTCATCGGCCTGCCCGCGCCGATCGCCGCCCGCTTCGACCGCGACTGGGGCAAGGTCGTCCAGCCCGTCGGCCCCGCCGACCCGCAGCGGCCCGTGTACGAGGGCCGTCTGCGCGGCCTGCAGAGCTACATCGCCGAAGTCGTCGAGCACAAGCGCACCCACCCCGACGACGACCTGCTCACCAAGCTCGTACGGGCCCACGACGCCGGTGAGATCACCAAGGAGGAGCAGGACTCCATCGTCTTCCAGCTCCTCGTCGCCGGACAGGAACCGGTCACCAACCAGATCACCACCGCCCTCGTCGCCCTCCTGCGCCACCCCGCCGAGCTGCGGCGGCTCCAGGAGGCCGTCACCGGCGACATGAGCGACGCCGACCGGGCGCTGCTCGCCCGCGCCGTCGAGGAACTCCTCCGCTACGACAGCGCCTTCGAGCTGACCACCTGGCGGTTCTTCGCCGAGGACTCCGACCTCTTCGGCACCACCGTCCCGGCCGGTGACTCGGTCATCGTGTCGCTGTGCGCCGCCAACCGCGACCCCGAGCGGTTCCCCGACGCCGACACCCTCGACCTCGACCGCACGCCCAACCCGCACCTGGCGTTCGGGCACGGCATCCACTTCTGCCCCGGCGCGGCCCTCGCCCGCGTCGAGCTGCAGATCGCCCTCCGGGCGCTGCTCACCCGGCTCCCGCAGATCCGCCTCGCCGTCCCGGACGAGGACCTCGTCTGGGTGGGCGCCGTCCTCGCCCGCGGCGTCAACGAACTGCCCGTCGCCTACGGCCCGCCGGACGACGCCGCCCCCCGCGGCGGCTGCCCCGTACAGCACTGA
- a CDS encoding copper chaperone PCu(A)C, producing the protein MRTRALRDRVEPFLPALSAVVASALALGGLTAWTAAGAAGSPAELSVTHARVLQPFPGRASTAVVFTVRNEGAADDRLLAVTSPAVNSAMLSQDADAGQAAARMRMIGSAPVPARGALEMTPYGTDVMVELREPVRLGERGPFTLHFQQSPPLNVEALVVRHSEWSYP; encoded by the coding sequence GTGAGAACCCGAGCCCTGCGAGACCGGGTGGAGCCGTTCCTGCCCGCGCTGTCCGCCGTCGTGGCGAGCGCCCTCGCCCTCGGCGGGCTCACCGCCTGGACGGCGGCGGGCGCGGCGGGCAGCCCGGCGGAACTGTCGGTCACCCACGCGCGGGTCCTCCAGCCCTTCCCCGGGCGGGCGTCGACGGCGGTGGTGTTCACCGTGCGGAACGAGGGCGCCGCCGACGACCGGCTGCTGGCGGTGACGTCCCCGGCGGTGAACTCCGCGATGCTGTCCCAGGACGCGGACGCGGGGCAGGCGGCGGCGCGGATGCGGATGATCGGCTCGGCGCCGGTGCCCGCTCGGGGGGCGCTGGAGATGACGCCGTACGGCACGGACGTGATGGTGGAGCTGCGCGAGCCGGTGCGGCTGGGCGAGCGGGGGCCGTTCACCCTCCACTTCCAGCAGAGCCCGCCCCTGAACGTCGAGGCCCTGGTGGTCCGCCACTCGGAGTGGTCCTACCCGTAG
- a CDS encoding cation:proton antiporter, translating to MSVAASVVEPLPSHALMVLLLQVGVLLLCALLLGRLAERLGMPAVVGELTAGVLLGPSLLFHVAPGVGNWLFPQSAEHMHLLDAVGQFGVILLVGFSGIHLDLKLVRRQGARAAGVGAAGLLVPLVLGAWLGFVLPAQLRAPGADQTVFALFVGVVMCVSAIPVIARTLIDMKLIHRDVGQMILVAVTIDDAVGWVLLSLIAAMATTGLYAGEVLTTLGEVGVLMLVTVTVGRWLIGAAMRASARADVPGLPVVTAVVLMMLSAAGTHALGLEAALGAFFCGILIGGTKDFDTASLAPLNTTIMAVLAPLFFATAGLRMDLTSLIDPEVALWGLAVFAVAVLGKFLGAFLGGLTTRMNRWESLALGAGINARGVIEVIIALIGVRLGLLTVEMYSIVVLVAVLTSLMAPPLLRYAMNRVEQTAEEKLRGHRFLSQPDTPQASPTPTTTADP from the coding sequence ATGTCCGTGGCCGCCTCGGTGGTCGAGCCCCTCCCCAGTCACGCCCTGATGGTGCTGCTGCTCCAGGTGGGCGTCCTGCTGCTGTGCGCGCTGCTCCTCGGGCGCCTCGCCGAACGGCTGGGCATGCCCGCGGTCGTCGGGGAGCTCACGGCCGGTGTGCTCCTCGGCCCGTCCCTGCTGTTCCATGTCGCGCCCGGTGTCGGCAACTGGCTGTTCCCGCAGAGCGCCGAGCACATGCATCTCCTCGACGCGGTCGGCCAGTTCGGCGTCATCCTGCTCGTCGGCTTCAGCGGCATCCACCTCGACCTGAAACTCGTCCGCCGCCAGGGCGCCCGCGCCGCGGGGGTCGGCGCCGCGGGCCTCCTCGTCCCGCTCGTCCTCGGCGCCTGGCTCGGCTTCGTCCTGCCCGCCCAGCTGCGCGCGCCCGGCGCCGACCAGACGGTGTTCGCGCTGTTCGTCGGCGTCGTCATGTGCGTCAGCGCGATCCCCGTCATCGCCCGCACGCTCATCGACATGAAGCTCATCCACCGGGACGTCGGCCAGATGATCCTCGTCGCCGTCACCATCGACGACGCCGTCGGCTGGGTGCTGCTGTCGCTGATCGCCGCCATGGCCACCACCGGCCTCTACGCCGGGGAGGTGCTCACCACGCTCGGTGAGGTCGGCGTGCTCATGCTCGTCACCGTGACGGTGGGCCGGTGGCTCATCGGCGCCGCGATGCGCGCCTCGGCACGGGCCGACGTGCCCGGGCTGCCCGTCGTCACCGCCGTCGTCCTGATGATGCTGTCCGCCGCGGGCACCCACGCCCTCGGTCTTGAGGCCGCGCTCGGCGCGTTCTTCTGCGGCATCCTCATCGGCGGGACGAAGGACTTCGACACGGCGTCCCTCGCCCCGCTCAACACGACGATCATGGCCGTCCTCGCGCCGCTGTTCTTCGCGACCGCCGGACTGCGCATGGACCTCACGTCGCTCATCGACCCGGAGGTCGCCCTGTGGGGTCTAGCGGTGTTCGCGGTGGCCGTCCTCGGCAAGTTCCTCGGCGCGTTCCTGGGCGGGCTCACCACCCGTATGAACCGCTGGGAGTCGCTCGCCCTGGGCGCGGGCATCAACGCGCGCGGCGTCATCGAGGTGATCATCGCCCTGATCGGCGTACGGCTGGGCCTGCTGACCGTGGAGATGTACTCGATCGTCGTCCTCGTCGCCGTCCTCACGTCCCTGATGGCGCCGCCCCTGCTGCGGTACGCCATGAACCGCGTGGAGCAGACGGCGGAGGAGAAGCTGCGGGGCCACCGCTTCCTGTCGCAGCCGGACACCCCCCAGGCGTCCCCGACGCCCACCACCACAGCGGACCCGTGA
- a CDS encoding dTDP-4-dehydrorhamnose 3,5-epimerase family protein: MEVRELRTTGAYLFVPRTLRDARGHVASPYREAAFRAATGGPLFPVRQANHSRSRRGTVRGVHFTRTPPGAAKYAHCSLGRALYVVVDLRVGSPTFGAWESLVLDAASPSGVYVPVGVGHACVALEDTVITDLLSAEWAEEDEETVSVFDPDLGLPVSDDQGLIVSERDRNAVTLAEARRRGMLPGYGAALTVERSLRAAAARAGPGTAPPPDGP; encoded by the coding sequence GTGGAGGTGCGGGAGCTGCGGACCACCGGGGCCTACCTGTTCGTGCCCCGGACGCTGCGCGACGCGCGCGGCCATGTCGCCTCCCCGTACCGCGAGGCGGCCTTCCGGGCGGCGACGGGCGGGCCGCTGTTCCCGGTGCGGCAGGCGAACCACAGCCGGTCGCGGCGGGGGACCGTACGCGGGGTGCACTTCACCCGCACGCCGCCCGGCGCGGCGAAGTACGCGCACTGCTCGCTGGGCCGCGCGCTGTACGTGGTGGTCGACCTGCGGGTGGGCTCGCCGACGTTTGGCGCGTGGGAGTCCCTCGTCCTGGACGCGGCCTCTCCGAGCGGGGTGTACGTGCCCGTGGGGGTGGGGCACGCGTGCGTGGCGCTGGAGGACACCGTCATCACGGACCTGCTGTCCGCGGAGTGGGCGGAGGAGGACGAGGAGACGGTGTCGGTGTTCGACCCGGACCTCGGGCTGCCGGTCTCCGACGACCAGGGCCTGATCGTCTCGGAACGCGACCGGAACGCGGTGACGCTGGCCGAGGCACGGCGGCGGGGGATGCTGCCGGGGTACGGGGCCGCGCTGACCGTGGAGCGGTCGCTGCGCGCGGCCGCCGCCCGTGCCGGGCCCGGCACGGCACCGCCCCCGGACGGCCCGTGA
- a CDS encoding alpha/beta hydrolase, with protein sequence MPHTPPSRAAVRIALDAGGLPLSGLLAEAAGEPRGTVLALHGGGMTAGYFDGRAHPGASLLALGARLGFTVLALDRPGYGASAPHLPDGADRDEQADLVRAAFADFAARYAVGPGVLLLGHSFGAQVALAAAARGFHDRLVGLDLSGCGHRNVCVPGEAPSLWGPPSLYPPGTFAAGVDLMCERPPAEVSQAVRWPRDFAGVAARVEVPVRLTFAEHDGRWRHDAEALAELTAHFTGAPRVQVARQPAAGYYLSLGWAAAAYHRQALTFFEESLTHRPAPRTTA encoded by the coding sequence ATGCCACACACACCCCCGTCCCGCGCGGCCGTGCGCATCGCGCTGGACGCCGGCGGCCTGCCGCTGTCCGGCCTGCTCGCCGAGGCGGCCGGGGAGCCGCGGGGAACGGTGCTCGCGCTGCACGGCGGGGGGATGACGGCGGGCTACTTCGACGGCCGGGCGCACCCGGGCGCGTCCCTGCTGGCCCTGGGGGCACGCCTCGGCTTCACGGTCCTGGCCCTCGACAGACCCGGCTACGGCGCGTCCGCGCCCCACCTGCCGGACGGCGCCGACCGGGACGAGCAGGCCGATCTCGTACGGGCGGCGTTCGCCGACTTCGCCGCCCGGTACGCGGTCGGGCCCGGCGTGCTGCTGCTCGGCCACTCCTTCGGGGCGCAGGTCGCGCTGGCGGCGGCCGCGCGGGGCTTCCACGACCGGCTGGTGGGCCTCGACCTCTCGGGATGCGGGCACCGGAACGTGTGCGTGCCGGGGGAGGCGCCGTCGCTGTGGGGGCCGCCGAGCCTGTACCCGCCGGGTACGTTCGCGGCGGGGGTGGACCTGATGTGCGAGCGGCCCCCGGCTGAGGTGTCCCAGGCGGTGCGCTGGCCCCGGGACTTCGCGGGCGTCGCGGCGCGGGTGGAGGTGCCGGTACGGCTGACGTTCGCCGAGCACGACGGGCGGTGGCGGCACGACGCCGAGGCGCTGGCGGAGCTGACCGCCCACTTCACGGGCGCGCCGAGGGTGCAGGTGGCGCGGCAGCCGGCGGCGGGGTACTACCTGAGCCTCGGGTGGGCGGCCGCGGCGTACCACCGCCAGGCCCTGACGTTCTTCGAGGAGTCCCTCACCCACCGCCCCGCGCCCCGCACCACAGCCTGA
- a CDS encoding L-tyrosine/L-tryptophan isonitrile synthase family protein: MSESVTTTALTPEVARISEEIVRLLIPHRRTVEPDTHLDIPGHFPEQLQQIADFVAKDEQVIFSLPGFPCKSPNTDKVFGHLPDHGERLALRFLDSLCADIEKVHAPGARVLICSDGHIFGDVIRVPDEHIDAYNDALLEMIHAEGLADHLDTFDLRDCYGPALSYDEKRKLAAETLGPTLEELRAEVREDESTLRMYRGITRFLVEDTAGWEGSRSALQRDCRRRAYEVILRSRAWSELIAESYPRNVRLSIHPQNRGSVKFGIRLLGAADAWTTPWHSVLFHHTDGTWELMHRRDAEKLGREIHRDGRPSHFEAVGDGSGTGTRPGDGPGTRSAEAA; this comes from the coding sequence ATGTCCGAGTCCGTCACCACCACCGCCCTGACGCCCGAGGTCGCGCGCATCAGCGAGGAGATCGTGCGGCTCCTCATTCCGCACCGCCGCACGGTGGAGCCCGACACCCATCTCGACATCCCCGGCCACTTCCCCGAACAGCTGCAGCAGATAGCCGACTTCGTCGCCAAGGACGAACAGGTCATCTTCAGCCTGCCCGGCTTCCCCTGCAAGTCCCCCAACACGGACAAGGTCTTCGGGCACCTGCCCGACCACGGCGAGCGGCTCGCCCTGCGCTTCCTCGACTCGCTGTGCGCCGACATCGAGAAGGTCCACGCGCCCGGCGCGCGTGTCCTGATCTGCTCCGACGGTCATATCTTCGGCGACGTCATCCGCGTACCCGACGAGCACATCGACGCGTACAACGACGCGCTGCTCGAGATGATCCACGCCGAGGGCCTCGCCGACCACCTCGACACGTTCGACCTGCGTGACTGCTACGGCCCCGCCCTCTCGTACGACGAGAAGCGCAAGCTCGCCGCCGAGACCCTCGGCCCGACGCTGGAGGAGCTGCGCGCCGAGGTCCGCGAGGACGAGTCCACGCTGCGCATGTACCGCGGCATCACCCGGTTCCTCGTCGAGGACACCGCCGGCTGGGAGGGCTCGCGCTCCGCGCTCCAGCGCGACTGCCGCCGCAGGGCGTACGAGGTCATCCTCCGCAGCCGCGCGTGGAGCGAGCTGATCGCCGAGAGCTATCCGCGCAACGTCAGGCTGTCCATCCACCCGCAGAACCGGGGCTCCGTGAAGTTCGGCATCCGCCTCCTCGGAGCCGCCGACGCGTGGACCACGCCGTGGCACTCCGTGCTGTTCCACCACACGGACGGCACCTGGGAGTTGATGCACCGCCGGGATGCCGAGAAGCTTGGCCGCGAGATCCACCGGGACGGCCGGCCGAGCCACTTCGAGGCGGTCGGCGACGGCAGCGGCACCGGCACGCGGCCCGGCGACGGCCCCGGCACGAGGTCCGCCGAGGCGGCCTGA
- a CDS encoding AfsR/SARP family transcriptional regulator, producing the protein MVSVGDQQLHLGGPRARAVLAALLLEANRLVPISHLVEAVWERVPPATAEHQIRKIVADLRSRIPHAQEMIVTDGPGYRIVVDEDQLDLIRFDKALEEARGRATLDGEVAALETALGLYRGRVLPDSRSPVLTSAAAALEDRYLGARERLLELRLEQGRAHDVVSELMPLVAEHPLRESLSALLMVALYRVGRQADALRVYHDLRGLLAEQLGIDPSSAVNYRYQQILRSEPALDTPPAARRDRPAGPPAPAPPPRSLPHDLPDFTGREAELERLLVHVPPAPGPAPAAHESGQQGPHQAGHPSEDPAAHRTGNQPAHPPGLPPHPAAHPAAQHAVRIIALDGMAGIGKTALAVHAAHRVADRYPDGQIFLDLHGFSPHCEPVEPHDALGTLLRALGVPADALPDDPDDRASLWRGMTADRRLLLLFDNVIASDQVRPLIPAGPGCLVLVTSRPRLAGLDGAVPLPLPLPSAPEGLALLGQVIGHRRVADEQEAAAELVALCGRLPLALRIVASRLTNRPHWTLTYLAGRLRDEERRLDELAVEHRSVRTALHLSYATVPPRHQELFRLLGAHPGPDFDGYSAAALAGLTPHAAEALLEGLLDARLLVQRTPGRYTFHSLVRALAREAADRQPQATRDARHRLLGYYLRATDEAAGLLRPRRERSRPAGPLPGTRTGTGPATARATAPDRTPAGAPAVPPVATPPLRDGADALGWFDAERAGLLAALAHAEEAGYDGHVARLPLALAPYLHARGHMEDELGVLRKAAAAARRTGDTVLESAALTGMAAPYGHLGRVREGLECAREALALAERAGDRGGTAFCLGRIGMFHNALGQYEHAIAALHRALVLLSRADAHDEESAVLASLGEAQAALGRHAEALQTSRLVVLHSRRIGDAYGELTGLLGEATAYAGAGQLDMALDRLAEASRLARRTTTPDGHAPILVQYADIYRRQGRHREALHAGHTALQLLRRVRRPALTAAVHNVIGTVHRDRGDYERGQGHHEKARRLAQQAGLRRELALALDGIAHARAHGEDPYDAKEHEPRRATATPTLAPACVTGRPAN; encoded by the coding sequence GTGGTTTCGGTCGGAGATCAGCAGCTCCACCTGGGTGGACCGCGCGCCCGCGCGGTACTGGCCGCACTCCTGCTGGAGGCGAATCGGCTGGTGCCCATTTCCCATCTGGTGGAAGCCGTGTGGGAGCGCGTACCGCCCGCCACCGCCGAACACCAGATTCGAAAGATCGTCGCCGATCTCCGTTCACGGATTCCCCACGCCCAGGAAATGATCGTCACCGACGGCCCGGGTTACCGGATCGTCGTGGACGAGGACCAACTCGACCTGATCCGCTTCGACAAGGCCCTGGAAGAGGCCCGCGGCCGCGCCACCCTCGACGGCGAGGTGGCCGCCCTGGAGACCGCCCTCGGCCTGTACCGGGGCCGGGTCCTGCCCGACAGCCGCAGCCCCGTCCTCACCTCCGCCGCGGCCGCCCTTGAGGACCGCTACCTCGGCGCCCGCGAACGGCTCCTGGAGCTGCGCCTGGAGCAGGGCCGCGCCCACGACGTCGTCAGCGAACTGATGCCGCTCGTCGCCGAGCACCCGCTGCGCGAATCGCTGAGCGCCCTGCTGATGGTCGCCCTGTACCGGGTGGGGCGGCAGGCGGACGCGCTGCGCGTCTACCACGACCTGCGCGGCCTGCTCGCCGAGCAGCTGGGCATCGACCCCAGCAGCGCCGTCAACTACCGGTACCAGCAGATCCTCCGCAGCGAACCGGCCCTCGACACACCCCCGGCAGCCCGCCGCGACCGGCCCGCCGGACCGCCCGCCCCCGCGCCGCCGCCCCGCTCCCTCCCGCACGACCTGCCCGACTTCACCGGCCGCGAGGCCGAACTGGAGCGGCTGCTCGTCCATGTCCCGCCCGCGCCCGGCCCCGCCCCGGCCGCCCACGAGTCCGGACAGCAGGGCCCGCACCAGGCCGGGCACCCGTCCGAGGACCCGGCCGCGCACCGGACCGGGAACCAGCCCGCGCACCCGCCCGGCCTCCCGCCGCACCCGGCGGCACACCCCGCCGCGCAGCACGCCGTACGGATCATCGCCCTGGACGGCATGGCCGGTATCGGCAAGACCGCGCTGGCCGTCCACGCCGCCCACCGCGTCGCCGACCGCTACCCGGACGGGCAGATCTTCCTGGACCTGCACGGCTTCAGCCCGCACTGCGAACCCGTCGAACCGCACGACGCGCTCGGCACGCTGCTGCGCGCCCTGGGCGTCCCCGCCGACGCCCTCCCCGACGACCCGGACGACCGCGCGAGCCTCTGGCGCGGCATGACCGCGGACCGCCGCCTGCTGCTGCTCTTCGACAACGTCATCGCCTCCGACCAGGTGCGCCCGCTCATCCCCGCCGGGCCGGGCTGCCTGGTCCTCGTCACGAGCCGCCCCCGGCTCGCCGGTCTCGACGGAGCCGTACCGCTCCCCCTGCCGCTGCCGTCCGCGCCCGAGGGGCTGGCCCTGCTGGGGCAGGTCATCGGCCACCGGCGGGTCGCCGACGAGCAGGAGGCGGCCGCCGAACTGGTCGCGCTGTGCGGGCGGTTGCCGCTGGCCCTGCGGATCGTCGCGTCCCGGCTCACCAACCGGCCGCACTGGACCCTCACGTACCTCGCCGGGCGGCTGCGCGACGAGGAGCGGCGCCTCGACGAGCTGGCCGTCGAGCACCGGAGCGTCCGCACCGCGCTGCACCTTTCGTACGCGACCGTGCCGCCCCGCCACCAGGAGCTGTTCCGACTGCTGGGCGCGCACCCAGGCCCCGACTTCGACGGGTACTCCGCCGCCGCGCTCGCCGGGCTCACCCCGCACGCGGCCGAGGCGCTCCTGGAGGGCCTGCTCGACGCGCGGCTCCTCGTCCAGCGCACGCCGGGCCGGTACACGTTCCACAGCCTCGTCCGCGCGCTCGCCCGGGAGGCCGCCGACCGGCAGCCGCAGGCCACCCGGGACGCGCGGCACCGGCTCCTCGGCTACTACCTGAGGGCCACGGACGAGGCCGCCGGCCTGCTCCGCCCCCGCCGCGAACGGTCCCGCCCGGCCGGCCCGCTCCCCGGTACCCGCACCGGCACCGGCCCGGCCACCGCCCGGGCCACCGCCCCCGACCGCACCCCGGCCGGGGCCCCGGCCGTCCCCCCGGTCGCCACGCCCCCGTTGCGGGACGGGGCCGACGCGCTCGGCTGGTTCGACGCCGAGCGGGCCGGGCTGCTCGCCGCGCTGGCCCACGCCGAGGAGGCCGGGTACGACGGCCACGTCGCCCGCCTGCCCCTGGCCCTCGCCCCGTACCTGCACGCGCGCGGGCACATGGAGGACGAGCTCGGCGTCCTGCGCAAGGCCGCGGCCGCCGCGCGCCGCACCGGCGACACCGTCCTGGAGTCCGCCGCCCTCACCGGCATGGCCGCGCCCTACGGGCACCTCGGCCGGGTACGGGAGGGCCTGGAGTGCGCGCGGGAGGCTCTGGCCCTCGCCGAGCGGGCCGGGGACCGGGGCGGTACGGCGTTCTGCCTCGGCCGCATCGGCATGTTCCACAACGCGCTCGGCCAGTACGAACACGCCATCGCCGCCCTGCACCGCGCGCTGGTCCTGCTCAGCCGCGCCGACGCGCACGACGAGGAGAGCGCCGTACTGGCGTCGCTCGGCGAGGCGCAGGCCGCGCTCGGCCGGCACGCCGAAGCGCTCCAGACCAGCCGCCTCGTCGTCCTCCACAGCAGGCGGATCGGCGACGCGTACGGGGAGCTGACCGGCCTGCTCGGCGAGGCCACCGCGTACGCCGGAGCGGGCCAGCTCGACATGGCCCTCGACCGGCTCGCCGAGGCGTCCCGGCTGGCGCGCCGCACGACGACGCCGGACGGCCACGCGCCGATCCTCGTCCAGTACGCCGACATCTACCGCCGCCAGGGCCGCCACCGCGAGGCCCTGCACGCCGGGCACACCGCGCTGCAACTGCTGCGCCGGGTCCGCCGCCCCGCCCTGACGGCCGCCGTCCACAACGTCATCGGCACCGTGCACCGCGACCGGGGCGACTACGAGCGCGGCCAGGGCCACCACGAGAAAGCCCGCCGCCTCGCCCAGCAGGCGGGCCTGCGCCGCGAACTGGCCCTCGCGCTCGACGGCATCGCCCACGCCCGCGCCCACGGCGAGGACCCGTACGACGCGAAGGAGCACGAGCCGAGAAGGGCCACGGCGACACCCACCCTGGCCCCGGCCTGCGTCACCGGCCGCCCCGCGAACTGA
- a CDS encoding ParB/RepB/Spo0J family partition protein: MDTLLPADSPRTQGLDQEYVDALVALEAELPPIVVHHPSGRVVDGMHRLAAARARGDRSISAFLLDLPERSLFAVAVSLNIAHGKPLTHGDRLAAAARILRDNPALSDRYVASFTALSPRTVSRVRRSTAEVPQSNTRIGLDGKRRPADLAGVAGGRQRAGRMMLERPGASLREIARAAGISLGTAHDVRKRLLLGRDPVPEGRGGARAGGHTARAGQPGPTAPVGAAGPRVPDARVPGPRGPGPRGPGPRATEPRVPGPQGPVRARRDAAARRESGEVLERLRKDPALRLSQSGRFLLRCLAVHDVDGSVWARLATTVPPHCAEGISKLARECAGMWLRFADQVDRESRGGRSGQRSHTSA, encoded by the coding sequence GTGGACACGCTTCTTCCGGCCGACTCGCCGCGCACCCAGGGCCTCGACCAGGAGTACGTGGACGCGCTGGTCGCGCTGGAGGCGGAGCTGCCGCCCATCGTCGTCCACCACCCCAGCGGCCGTGTCGTGGACGGCATGCACCGGCTCGCCGCCGCCCGCGCCCGGGGCGACCGCTCCATCAGCGCGTTCCTCCTCGACCTGCCGGAGCGCAGCCTCTTCGCCGTCGCCGTGAGTCTCAACATCGCGCACGGCAAGCCGCTGACCCACGGCGACCGGCTCGCGGCCGCCGCGCGCATCCTGCGCGACAACCCGGCCCTCTCCGACCGGTACGTCGCCTCGTTCACCGCCCTGTCGCCGCGCACCGTGTCCCGGGTGCGCCGTTCAACCGCCGAGGTCCCGCAGTCGAACACGCGCATCGGCCTGGACGGCAAGCGGCGCCCCGCCGACCTGGCGGGCGTGGCCGGGGGCCGCCAGCGGGCGGGCCGGATGATGCTGGAGCGGCCGGGGGCGAGCCTCCGCGAGATCGCCCGCGCCGCCGGGATCTCCCTCGGCACCGCGCACGACGTGAGGAAACGCCTCCTCCTCGGCCGCGACCCGGTGCCGGAGGGCCGGGGCGGTGCCCGCGCGGGCGGACACACCGCGCGCGCCGGTCAGCCGGGCCCGACCGCGCCCGTCGGCGCCGCCGGGCCCCGGGTGCCGGACGCCCGCGTGCCGGGGCCGAGGGGGCCCGGACCGCGGGGGCCGGGGCCGCGGGCTACGGAGCCGCGGGTTCCGGGGCCGCAAGGTCCGGTTCGGGCCCGCCGTGACGCGGCCGCGCGGCGGGAGTCGGGTGAGGTGCTGGAGCGGCTCCGCAAGGACCCGGCGCTGCGGCTCTCCCAGTCCGGTCGCTTCCTGCTGCGCTGCCTCGCCGTCCACGACGTGGACGGCTCCGTGTGGGCACGGCTCGCCACGACCGTCCCGCCGCACTGCGCCGAGGGGATCAGCAAGCTCGCCCGCGAGTGCGCCGGCATGTGGCTCCGCTTCGCCGACCAGGTGGACCGGGAGTCCCGGGGCGGCCGCTCCGGACAGCGCTCCCACACGAGCGCCTGA